The Gossypium arboreum isolate Shixiya-1 chromosome 6, ASM2569848v2, whole genome shotgun sequence DNA window GGAAAGATAAATGTATCAAAGATTTGGGTCTTGGATGAAAACGTAGTTTATTAGGAATTGTAAAGGGTTGGCGGTCTTGCATTCCCTTTTGGGGATTGTGTAAGTTATTGATGTTTTTGATAGTTTATGGATAGAATTTGATTTTGttattaatttaaagaattcctTTGGTGGTTAGTTTGTGTTTCCAGTAGTATTAAGGACTGTTACATTCTGTTATATTTTTTTTCCTTACTAGAATGTGGTTCAATTACTTCGTCAGTTTTTTCTTTGTCTGTTTTGAAAAGTAGAAAGCTAAATAGGTAGATTTTCTAGGAGTGGATAGTTTTTTTAAAATaggtaaaaataaattaaagaccATAACATCcttaattttatttgattcttGAGTAACTGTTAGCTGAGTTGGAGTAACTTGACTCATGAAAACAACTTGGTAAGACATTATGTATGGTATAAAAAGTATAGGTGCCATTTCCTGCAGCCGTGTCAATTGATTTTTTTCAGCTTATTCAATCTTCATTTACTGGTTCAGTGCTTGTTTCACTCTAAAAGAATGTGAAGATAAAGATGGAGTGGTTTTCCTTTTAGACCAAACATACGCATGAATATCCTATTGTCTTCTGGAAGGAAGAATTACTGTGACGCTCTTTGTTGTCCTTACACTGGCTTCGCAAACATGTTCTTTTCAGGATGGCAAAAACAATAATTGATGCTATATTGGGGCTCAACTTTGATGACATCCCAAGCAACCTTGCTGCTGTGGCCCTTTTTTACGTGTTTACCAATGATGTACGTTTTTCAGCAGTTGAAGTTGCACTTATTGTCTATTTATAAATCTATACATAATTTCTGCTCAATAGTTGAGGATTTTATGCACACATGGGGTTCTTGTGAGAAGGTGTTGATCCAGGACTAAAGTAAAAGTTGACAATGACAAAACCAATACTTTTTAGTTCAATTAGTTCTGCACATAGAGTCTTTGTAAATGACTAAATGTGTGTCTCCTACTGCAGTCTTGCATGTGCTGCTACAGTAAAACTAGTTACAATTAAAGGTGAATGTTAATCTGTTCTGCCCATGTTTGGTTTCACCTTTTATCTTCAGTtgatttttattctttattttagaAATTCAAATGTCAAGAGATCCATGCTTATATGCCTAGCTTTTATGCTTTTTGGTCCCCAAGACCAGTATTTGCATATAGTTGAATCAAATGTTTTGAACATGTTAATTGcaatattcatcaaggttcttaTGAATTTATTGTGTCAGGGTCAAGATGACCAGCTCCTGGAGTCACCTTGTTGCATTCGATttctaatgaaaattttaaagccAATTATCCCCACTGctaaagaaaacaaaacagaGAAACTGGGCTTTAAGCTTTTGGCATTACGCAAGGATGCCAATGTCGCACGGGATACAACTAAGGCGTTGGATTCAAGCTCTGCTGCTATTATCTCTAAAGTTGAGGAGATCCTTGTTAGTTGCAAGGAAATGAACTCAAGATGCGGGGATGATAGTGATGTAAGAAGGCCAGAGTTAAGCCCAAAATGGATAGCTTTGTTGACATTGGAGAAAGCTTGTTTGTCTAGAATTTCTATTGAAGGTATGTAATGGATATCTAAGacttattagtatttatttataatttgtgTTGCTTGAAATGTAATAGGAGCTCAATATAGACCTAAACAGAGCTACATATGTATATAAAGAATGCATACTCTGGTAATTTTTTACACTGCtaatttcttttatgttttttgcACTGGTATTGTTTATTCAGATGCAACTGGTACTGTAAGAAAAACTGGGGGCGATTTCAAGGAGAAACTACGAGAGCTTGGAGGACTTGATGCGGTCTTTGAACTGGCCATGGAGTGCCATTATGTTATGGAGGTGTGAGCTTGTATGTTAGATCTGGTTTCTGTTCTTTTGCATTTCAAGTGAAGGATATTAAGAAATACTGCTTTAAATTTTGGGAAAACCTCTTGCATTTACATAAAGCCATTCATTGGTGACATATAATGCATTAACTTCTGTGCAGGGTTGGGTGGAACAGAGTTTATCTTCTCCTCTTACCGAAGATAGAAAGGATGTGCAGAGCCTGGTGCTGCtttcaaaatgtttgaaaatCATGGAAAATGCTGCATTCCTCAGTAGTGAAAATCAGGTACTGAAGTTGTGATTTACAGTTATTTTCTTCTATGCTTCTTATGCCTAGCTTGTGTAACTAAACTGCCACTTCTATTAAGCTGTTAAGAGTCTAaatgtttttctttatttttattgtagAGTCATCTACTAGAAATGAAAGGGAAATTTAACTCACATGGACCTCGACTATCTTTTACAAAGCTTGTTATAAGTGTAATCAAGATTCTCTCAGGTACTGATGTTGCAATTACTAccccaaattattattattactactactaataataataatcctaattattataataataattattatcattatcttcCTTTGAAAGATTTATCGCATTTCGATTTTCCAATGTCATTGTTTCCAGGGCTTTATTGTAAGAGTTCTTGTGGATCATCCAGTATAGGAAAGGCTTGTGGCAATTCTAAAGCCGTGGGTGGTGTTGATGAATTTGCTCTAACCACAGATTGTAAAGGTATCAGACAGTCTGATGTTTTTGAATAAAATATATCATTCTAATAGCTGCCGATGGACTTGattgattctttttaattttgcagTGGATAGACATGATATTATCTACATCAGTTCATCTGAAAAATCCTCAAGCATGGAGTGGTCCTCTGAAAAATGTTTCAATAAATCTCAGATTGAGCCAGGTCCCTCCAGTCAGTGGTTAGGTCATCTCGTACCTAGTTTTCAAAGTGAGAATACATCCACGAATGATAGTCGTTTACTAAAAACGAGAACCCGTTCTTCCTTTGCCAGCTCATGCAGCGGGAAATTAGGAAATTCATATGATGAAATACCTGTAACAAGTAATTGGTCAGGGATTCTTTCTGAGAGGCCTGTTGGTTCAAAAGATGACAAATGGCAAGTTTTAGAGGATAGTCAGGATCCTTTTGCTTTTGATGAAGAGGAATTCGTGCCGTCAAAGTGGGACTTAGTCTCTGGGAGTAAAAAAACATCCCAAACTAAAAAGCATCGGAAACTTGGGCCAAGAAATAGAGAAGTCCAAATTGAGCATCAATGTCATACAATAAGCCAAAAGGAATCAACTAGTGAGGAAATTTGTCTGAGAAAATCTACCAGTGAAGAATATAATTATTCTAGTGCAGCTTCTAGTTCTAAATATGGTGAAGAAGAATATGCCAGCCTTCTTTCTGACTGCCTTCTTGCTGCTGTC harbors:
- the LOC108486641 gene encoding wings apart-like protein 1 encodes the protein MIVRTYGRRNRGLTRTFSDSLDDDVSDSPPLSQETLPSQDIYDFPFTTTQESSSLWPSSQEFIDDDYKNQIKASVKPTQRCFEFEDPRNGDVRRSKKQKQNQSKNEVGYSSMPWISPTSSLMEAQEFGEMMEHVDEVNFALDGLKKGQPVRIRRASLLSLLSICATAQQRRLLRTHGMAKTIIDAILGLNFDDIPSNLAAVALFYVFTNDGQDDQLLESPCCIRFLMKILKPIIPTAKENKTEKLGFKLLALRKDANVARDTTKALDSSSAAIISKVEEILVSCKEMNSRCGDDSDVRRPELSPKWIALLTLEKACLSRISIEDATGTVRKTGGDFKEKLRELGGLDAVFELAMECHYVMEGWVEQSLSSPLTEDRKDVQSLVLLSKCLKIMENAAFLSSENQSHLLEMKGKFNSHGPRLSFTKLVISVIKILSGLYCKSSCGSSSIGKACGNSKAVGGVDEFALTTDCKVDRHDIIYISSSEKSSSMEWSSEKCFNKSQIEPGPSSQWLGHLVPSFQSENTSTNDSRLLKTRTRSSFASSCSGKLGNSYDEIPVTSNWSGILSERPVGSKDDKWQVLEDSQDPFAFDEEEFVPSKWDLVSGSKKTSQTKKHRKLGPRNREVQIEHQCHTISQKESTSEEICLRKSTSEEYNYSSAASSSKYGEEEYASLLSDCLLAAVKVLMNLTNDNPLGCKQIAASGALETLSRLIACHFPSFCSYMPRISEMEDNSLCVELHNQNDRPLTDPELDFLVAILGLLVNLVEKDEHNRSRLAAASVSLPNSEGLNEGSHVAVIPLLCAVFLANQGEDDGTGVLSWNDEAAMLQEEKEAEKMILEAYAALLLAFLSTESKSTRNAIAECLPNHSLSILVPVLERFVAFHFTLNMISSETHKAVSEVIESCRIP